The genomic stretch CGCTGGAAGTGGCTGAACAGCACAAGAAACCCATCGATCTGCTGCTTACCGACGTGGTGATGCCCCAGATGGGCGGCCAAGAGTTGGCCAACACGCTCTCTTCCCGCTGGCCCGAAACCAAGATCATCTTCATGAGCGGCTACTCCGACGAGGCCATCTCCCGTCAGGGGGTCCTCAAAGCCGGCACGGCCTTCATCAAGAAGCCCTTCACCGCCGACAGCCTGACCCGCCGCATCCGCACCGAACTGGATGCCTA from Acidobacteriota bacterium encodes the following:
- a CDS encoding response regulator, whose protein sequence is MARKRDFRPKASHLTAMASGVLTASRQERAGSSSEERHTGERSCPGGETILVVDDVDGVRELICEVLEMQGYEVLLARDGRQALEVAEQHKKPIDLLLTDVVMPQMGGQELANTLSSRWPETKIIFMSGYSDEAISRQGVLKAGTAFIKKPFTADSLTRRIRTELDA